The following proteins come from a genomic window of Anabas testudineus chromosome 3, fAnaTes1.2, whole genome shotgun sequence:
- the LOC113174745 gene encoding uncharacterized protein LOC113174745, whose translation MMSPVFFFLLLLSMLPIPSNCQELKSGQHSVLKKSVRSNVVMPTSPKVHKVVPKVVKGFDEPESGSYINIPVADSSELVFVKEKALPRVVRGFEEPESGSNINAPDADSSEFVFVKEKALPRVVRIFEGPESGSNINAPDADSSEFVFVKEKALPRVVRGFEEPESESNINAPDADSSEFVFVKEKALPRVVRIFEGPESESNIKAPDADSSEFVFVKEKALPRVVRGFEEPESGSNINAPDADSSEFVFVNGNAVSRLVYAAPKVVRGS comes from the exons ATGAtgtctcctgttttctttttcctcctcttgctATCAATGCTACCTATTCCTTCA aaTTGCCAAGAATTGAAGAGTGGACAACACTCAGTTCTAA AGAAGTCTGTGAGATCCAATGTGGTTATGCCAACTTCCCCCAAGGTACATAAGGTAGTCCCCAAGGTAGTCAAAGGTTTCGATGAGCCTGAATCTGGATCCTACATCAACATTCCTGTTGCTGACTCTTCTGAGCTCG tcttTGTGAAGGAGAAAGCACTGCCCAGGGTAGTCCGCGGCTTCGAGGAGCCTGAATCTGGATCCAACATTAACGCTCCTGATGCTGACTCTTCTGAGTTTG TCTTTGTGAAGGAGAAAGCACTGCCCAGGGTAGTCCGCATCTTTGAGGGACCTGAATCTGGATCCAACATTAACGCTCCTGATGCTGACTCTTCTGAGTTTG tctttgtGAAAGAGAAAGCACTGCCCAGGGTAGTCCGCGGCTTCGAGGAGCCTGAATCTGAGTCCAACATTAACGCTCCTGATGCTGACTCTTCTGAGTTTG tcttTGTGAAGGAGAAAGCACTGCCCAGGGTAGTCCGCATCTTTGAGGGACCTGAATCTGAGTCCAACATTAAAGCTCCTGATGCTGACTCTTCTGAGTTTG tcttTGTGAAAGAGAAAGCACTGCCCAGGGTAGTCCGCGGCTTCGAGGAGCCTGAATCTGGATCCAACATTAACGCTCCTGATGCTGACTCTTCTGAGTTTG tgtttgttaaTGGGAACGCAGTTTCCAGGCTAGTCTACGCTGCCCCCAAGGTAGTCCGTGGCTCCTAG
- the LOC113174576 gene encoding high choriolytic enzyme 1-like — MMTPVFLLLLLLSVLPVPSDTEEVITGQPVSVKNGTSDTSEIIAKANENITNFLIYGDIKPNSKRNADPCTATGCKWPKSGSYVYVPVVISSDFTEEESNTIIGGLVSFHQSTCIRFVWMTNHVDFLYFFPGTGCWSYLGRQEGGQVISLQKNGCVYINTVQHEVLHALGFHHEHARSDRDSYVNVNLQNVQPGYESNFDKVQTNNLGTPYDFQSVMHYPNNAFSQNGQPTITAKSDPNLVLGGAAQMSSNDIARVNRLYQC; from the exons ATGATGACTCCAGTTTTCttgcttctcctcctgctctcagtGCTACCCGTTCCTTCA GATACTGAAGAAGTGATAACTGGACAACCCGTCTCAGTCAAAA atGGGACTTCGGACACCTCTGAAATCATTGCAAAGGCCAATGAAAACATAA CTAATTTCCTGATATACGGCGACATTAAACCCAACTCCAAGAGGAATGCAGACCCCTGCACTGCCACAGGCTGCAAGTGGCCTAAATCTGGATCCTACGTCTATGTCCCTGTTGTTATCTCCTCTGACTTCA ctgaagAAGAGAGCAATACCATCATTGGGGGCCTAGTGAGTTTCCACCAGTCGACCTGCATTCGCTTTGTCTGGATGACTAATCACGTAGATTTTCTCTACTTCTTCCCTGGAACTgg gtGTTGGTCCTACCTGGGCCGTCAAGAAGGAGGACAGGTAATCTCTCTGCAGAAAAACGGTTGTGTGTATATCAACACGGTGCAGCATGAGGTTCTCCACGCTCTTGGCTTCCACCACGAGCACGCCCGCTCTGACAGAGATTCCTATGTCAATGTCAACTTACAGAACGTGCAGCCAG GATACGAATCAAACTTTGACAAGGTGCAGACAAACAACCTGGGTACTCCCTATGACTTCCAGTCTGTCATGCACTACCCcaa caaCGCCTTCTCCCAAAACGGGCAACCAACCATCACCGCCAAGAGCGATCCTAATCTTGTACTTGGAGGAGCAGCACAAATGAGCTCCAACGACATTGCCCGTGTCAACAGGCTTTATCAAtgctga
- the LOC113174577 gene encoding high choriolytic enzyme 1-like: MSASEIIERANANITKFLIHGDIMPSLMRNADPCTARGCKWRKKGRYVYVPFTIASDFTTEQCDIILKAIVQFHRSTCIRFVWRRKQVDYLHFFSGTGCWSYIGRQGKQQKISLQKNGCVYTSTVQHEVLHALGFHHEQVRSDRDSYVKIHFGNIRPGLESNFRKVQTNNLGTPYDFNSVMQYPNYAFSKNGLPTITARCNPNLPLGCAKQISRNDIARVNRLYKCRR, translated from the exons ATGTCCGCCTCTGAAATCATTGAAAGGGCCAATGCTAACATAA CTAAATTCCTGATACATGGTGACATTATGCCAAGTCTGATGAGGAATGCAGACCCCTGCACGGCCAGAGGCTGCAAGTGGCGCAAAAAAGGACGCTACGTCTATGTTCCCTTTACAATCGCCTCTGACTTCA ccacAGAACAGTGTGACATCATCCTTAAAGCCATTGTGCAGTTCCACCGCTCAACCTGCATTCGCTTTGTCTGGAGGAGAAAGCAAGTGGATTATCTCCACTTCTTCTCTGGAACTGG gtgttgGTCCTACATCGGCCGTCAGGGCAAACAACAGAAGATCTCCCTGCAGAAAAACGGTTGTGTGTACACCAGCACGGTGCAGCATGAGGTTCTCCATGCTCTTGGCTTCCACCACGAGCAGGTCCGCTCTGACAGGGATTCCTATGTCAAAATCCACTTTGGGAACATTAGGCCAG gaTTGGAATCAAACTTTAGGAAGGTCCAGACTAACAACCTGGGAACTCCCTACGACTTCAACTCTGTCATGCAATACCCcaa CTACGCCTTCTCCAAAAATGGGCTACCAACCATCACCGCCAGATGCAATCCTAACCTTCCCCTTGGGTGCGCAAAACAAATAAGCCGCAATGACATCGCTCGTGTCAACAGGCTTTACAAATGCa GACGCTAA